The genome window CCGACCTGCTTCGGGAAAAGGAAAGCTGTGAGCGAACTCTCACGTCAAATGGAGTTGATCCTTCGCGGAGCGGTGGAGGTCATCCAGCAAAGCGAACTCGAGGCGAAGCTGGCTCGCTCGATCAAGGAAAAGCGCCCGCTGCGGGTGAAAGCGGGATTCGATCCGACCGCTCCCGATCTCCATCTGGGGCATACGGTCCTGATTCATAAGCTCAAACATTTTCAGGACCTGGGGCATGAGGTGATTTTTCTGATCGGCGATTTCACCGGCATGATCGGCGACCCGACCGGGGTGTCCGAGACGCGGGCGGCGCTGACGAAAGAGAAAGTCCTGGAGAACGCCGAGACCTACCAACGGCAAATTTTCAAGATCCTGGACCCGGACAAAACGACGGTGGAGTTCAACAGCCGATGGATGAGCGCCATGACGGCGGAGGGGCTCATCCAACTGGCTGCGCACTACAAGGTCGCGCGGATGCTGGAGCGGGAGGACTTTCACAAACGCTACCAGGAGCAGAAGCCGATCAGCATTCACGAGTTCCTCTACCCGCTGATTCAGGGCTACGACTCGGTCGCGTTGAAGGCGGACGTGGAGTTGGGCGGCACCGATCAGAAGTTCAATTTGCTCGTGGGCCGCGATCTGCAGCGTGATTTCGGACAGGAGCCGCAGGTGGTCTTGACGATGCCCTTGCTCGAGGGAACCGACGGGGTGCGGAAGATGAGCAAGAGCCTCGGGAATTACGTCGCGTTGGAGGACAAGCCGGCCGACATGTTCGGAAAGATCATGTCGATCAGCGACACGCTCATGCTCCGCTACTACGAACTGCTCACGACCGAAGATCTCGACCGGGTGAAGGCGATGCACCCGATGGAAGCCAAACAGTCGCTCGCCGAGCTGATCGTGGCGCGGTATCACGGAGCAGAAGCGGGACGGCGGGCGAGGGAGGCCTTCCAGCAGAAGTTTCAGGAGCGGGAGTTTCCGGACGAGCCGGATGCGCGGGTGGTGCTGACGAAGGCGGATATTCGGGATACAGCGGCGCCGGCGATCGGCGTCGTGGACTTGGTCGCCAGGACGGGGCTGGTCCCCAGCAAGAGCGAAGCGCGCCGGTTGGTGGTGCAGGGCGGGATCGAAGTAGATGAACAGAAGCAGACCGATCCCGCCGCGAGCCTGTCCCTCAAGCCCGGGCATCAGTACCGACTGCGCGTGGGGCGAAGAAAATTCGCGATCGTCGAATACAGACCGTGAGAAGCTCCTTAGTCAAAAGTCAATGGTCATTGGAGATTCTCTTTGGGCGCATGCGAATTTTCTAGACGAACTGGGTTGGGTTATAAACAAGGCTTACAACCCCACCATGCTGGCCGAAGCCGTCTGTAAGCTGGAGGCTGCACGTATGCACCGAGCGACACGATCAATTGGCAGCACGGCGATTCCACCGAACGCGATTTCATCTATGTCACCACGCAGAACCTCAGCCATGATCAGTTGCAGGCCTTGAGTGATGAAGTCAGTGAGAACCGGTCGCTCTTGGTGATGTGCGCCGCGTCTCGGGGCAAGCCGGATCGCTATCCCAAACTGACGATCAAGAAAATTCCGAAGGCCGTCATGGCCCGTTGCGAGTGGGGGAAGGACGATTACAGTTTGAGGATCGAGAATTTGCCGAAGGCCCCTCACCCCAACTCTCTCCCAGAGGGAGAGGGAGAAAAGAAGGCGGGGCAACAGGGGTTGGAGTTCGCCTGATGGCGGATGGGAAGTTCTATGAGCTGTCGGATCACGCACGGGAAAGTTTGCGCAAACGTCCGGTCGTTCGCATGGAGTGGATCGAACAGGTTCTGAAGCAACCTCAATTGGTGGAGATAGATTCAGTAGACGCAGAATTGGAGCATCGCTTGGGACGCATTCAGGAGTATGATGGGCGGGTGCTGCGCGTGATCGTCAAGAAGGACACCAATCCACTACGGATCATCACGTTCTATTTTGATCGAAGGATGAGGAGGCGGTTATGAAACTCAAGGTTGATGAAGAAGCTGATGCGCTGCATCTCCAATTGGTTGATGTCCCGGTGGAAGAGTCAGAAGAGGTCGCGCCTGGCGTAATTGTGGACTATGACGAAACCAATCAAGTGGTCGGTATTGAAGTGCTCTATCTCTCAAAGAGACCGCATCCGGTGAATTTAATGGATTTTCAGTTCGAGACTCGACCCAAGAAGCTCGCTTCGGCCGGGTAGGGGAGTAGCGTACCCCTATGAACCGCCACGTCAACGCTATCGCCGGCCGGCTGAGCCTCCGGCCTCCGCAGCGACAGTCGCTCGAGATTCTCGATCGGGTCACGGAGATCGTGCCGCCGAAGAAGGGAATCGACCTGGCCTCGGCGCTGGACGCGATCCATCGCGAGTTCCCGACGGTGATGGATTTCGAGCGCGAGTTCCCGTCGCTGTGCTTTGCCCTGGCGACCGGGGTTGGCAAGACGCGTCTCATGGGCGCCTTCATCAGCTATCTGCGTCTGGCGCATGGGATCAATCACTTCTTCGTGCTGGCGCCGAACCTGACGATCTACAACAAGCTGATTACCGACTTCACGCCGAACACGCCAAAATACGTCTTCACGGGTCTTGCCGAGTTTGCGACCGAGCCGCCGACAATCATCACCGGAGACAACTATGAGTCCGGGGTCGCAGCTCGCCTCACTTCGTTGCCCGGTTTCGGTCAAGAGGTCCACATCAACATTTTCAATATCTCGAAGATCAACTCGGAAGTGCGTGGTAACAGGGCCCCGCGAATCAAGCGGTTGTCCGAATATATCGGCCAGAGCTATTTCGAGTATCTCGCCGGCCTAGAAGACCTGGTTCTGATTATGGACGAGTCTCACCGCTATCGGGCATCGGCCGGGGTGCGGGCGATCAATGAGTTGAAACCGGTCCTGGGACTCGAACTGACCGCCACCCCATTCGTGGAATCGAGCAAAGGCCCCGTGCCGTTCAAGAACGTGATCTATGACTATCCATTGGCCAAGGCGATGGCCGACGGTTTTGTGAAAGAGCCGGCGGTGGTGACACAGAAGAATTTCAACCCCAGTCAATTCAATGCCGCCCAGCTTGAGCGAATTAAGTTGGAAGATGGCATACGCCTCCACGAAAACACCAAGGTCGAACTCGAAACCTACGCGAGGCAGACAGGGCAGCGAGTGGTGAAGCCGTTCATGCTGATCATTGCCCGCGATACGACCCATGCCGGTCAACTGATGCAGTTGATTCAGTCACCGCAGTTCTTTGAAGGCCGGTACAAGGACAAGGTCATTCAGGTGGACTCCAGCAGGACCGGCGCGGAAGAAGACGAAATGGTCCAGCGTCTACTGGCTGTTGAGAAGCCAGATGAGCCGACTGAGATTGTGATTCATGTGAACATGTTGAAAGAGGGCTGGGACGTGACGAATCTCTATACGATCGTCCCGCTCCGCGCCGCCAATGCGCGCACCCTTATTGAACAATCGATCGGGCGAGGTCTTCGCCTGCCTTATGGCCGGCGTACCGGGGTCAGCACCGTGGATCGGCTGAATATTGTGGCGCACGACCGGTTCCAGGAAATCATCGACGAGGCCAATCGGCCCGATTCACCGATTCGCCTGACCCCGGTGATTCTCGATCCGGCCACAGATCTTCAGAAGACCCGGACAGTGGTCGCTCCGTCAAAGATCGAGGAGCAGTTGCATGGATCTTCGCTGAGTGGCCCCGCAGAGCAGACTCTCTTCTTTGCCGGCGAGATAGAACGCGGAATCGCACAGACGGCGTACAAGGTCATTCAACGATATGAGAACCTGCCTTCCTCGACTTATCTTTTGAAACCGGAGATTCAGGCCAGAATTGTCGAAGAGGTTAAAGCGCAGATCTCACCGACCCAGCAGGCTTTACCGGGCATGGCTGTTATGCCGAACATTGCCGGGGTGGTGGAAAAGACGGCCCACCTCGTGGTGCAACAGACGATCGATATCCCCCGGATCCTCGTTGTGCCAAAGGGAGAAGTGAGCACCGGCCTTCATGCGTTCACATTGGATTGCTCGGGCATCCACTACGAGCCCGTTGAACGGGATCTCCTCATCCAGCACCTTCGTACCCACAAGCAAGAAACCTTAACCCTTGTCGGGCACATGCAGCCGGAGCAACGCCTTGAGGATTATGTGGTCCGAGGGCTTATGGACTTCGACGACATCTCCTACGACGAGCACGCCGACCTCCTGTATGACCTAGCCGGCCAGTTGGTGAAGCATCTCCGCTCGTACCTGTCTGAGGAGGATACGCGGAATGTCTTGATCTACTACCAAAAACCGCTCGCCGCATTTGTCCACGCCCAGATGCAGGAACATCAGTGGGAGAAAGCCACGGGCTACGATGTCGTGGTGAGCAAGGGATTCACCGCGCTGAAACCCAGCGCCTATACGGCGATGGACGGTGAGCCGGTCCATGACTTTCGTCAGACGGTTGAGGATCGCAGCCGTATCCCGCAGATGCTGTTCGGTGGATTCCAGCGGTGTCTCTATTCTCTGCAGAAGTTTGATTCGGACAGCGAGCGGCGACTAGCAATTCTTCTCGAC of Nitrospirota bacterium contains these proteins:
- the tyrS gene encoding tyrosine--tRNA ligase encodes the protein MELILRGAVEVIQQSELEAKLARSIKEKRPLRVKAGFDPTAPDLHLGHTVLIHKLKHFQDLGHEVIFLIGDFTGMIGDPTGVSETRAALTKEKVLENAETYQRQIFKILDPDKTTVEFNSRWMSAMTAEGLIQLAAHYKVARMLEREDFHKRYQEQKPISIHEFLYPLIQGYDSVALKADVELGGTDQKFNLLVGRDLQRDFGQEPQVVLTMPLLEGTDGVRKMSKSLGNYVALEDKPADMFGKIMSISDTLMLRYYELLTTEDLDRVKAMHPMEAKQSLAELIVARYHGAEAGRRAREAFQQKFQEREFPDEPDARVVLTKADIRDTAAPAIGVVDLVARTGLVPSKSEARRLVVQGGIEVDEQKQTDPAASLSLKPGHQYRLRVGRRKFAIVEYRP
- a CDS encoding DUF4258 domain-containing protein, which encodes MADGKFYELSDHARESLRKRPVVRMEWIEQVLKQPQLVEIDSVDAELEHRLGRIQEYDGRVLRVIVKKDTNPLRIITFYFDRRMRRRL
- a CDS encoding DUF2283 domain-containing protein, which produces MKLKVDEEADALHLQLVDVPVEESEEVAPGVIVDYDETNQVVGIEVLYLSKRPHPVNLMDFQFETRPKKLASAG
- a CDS encoding DEAD/DEAH box helicase family protein; this translates as MNRHVNAIAGRLSLRPPQRQSLEILDRVTEIVPPKKGIDLASALDAIHREFPTVMDFEREFPSLCFALATGVGKTRLMGAFISYLRLAHGINHFFVLAPNLTIYNKLITDFTPNTPKYVFTGLAEFATEPPTIITGDNYESGVAARLTSLPGFGQEVHINIFNISKINSEVRGNRAPRIKRLSEYIGQSYFEYLAGLEDLVLIMDESHRYRASAGVRAINELKPVLGLELTATPFVESSKGPVPFKNVIYDYPLAKAMADGFVKEPAVVTQKNFNPSQFNAAQLERIKLEDGIRLHENTKVELETYARQTGQRVVKPFMLIIARDTTHAGQLMQLIQSPQFFEGRYKDKVIQVDSSRTGAEEDEMVQRLLAVEKPDEPTEIVIHVNMLKEGWDVTNLYTIVPLRAANARTLIEQSIGRGLRLPYGRRTGVSTVDRLNIVAHDRFQEIIDEANRPDSPIRLTPVILDPATDLQKTRTVVAPSKIEEQLHGSSLSGPAEQTLFFAGEIERGIAQTAYKVIQRYENLPSSTYLLKPEIQARIVEEVKAQISPTQQALPGMAVMPNIAGVVEKTAHLVVQQTIDIPRILVVPKGEVSTGLHAFTLDCSGIHYEPVERDLLIQHLRTHKQETLTLVGHMQPEQRLEDYVVRGLMDFDDISYDEHADLLYDLAGQLVKHLRSYLSEEDTRNVLIYYQKPLAAFVHAQMQEHQWEKATGYDVVVSKGFTALKPSAYTAMDGEPVHDFRQTVEDRSRIPQMLFGGFQRCLYSLQKFDSDSERRLAILLDRDSQKWFRPAPGQFQMFYKLGASQHEYQPDFVAETADSIYMLESKAKNEMTSPEVLAKKQAAVLWCERATAHTLSNGGKPWKYVLIPHDAIAENMTLWALVLQFAVAR